AGGACCTGATTCCACTGCTGCACAAACTGTGCCAGGCGCGTGCGGACTGCACCGCACGCGCACCTTATCAGTGAGTTAACGCCGGAAATAAGTGCAACGCACCTTATTGGTGCAAAAGCTGCTGCGCGACCGGTAACCAGATTTCCGTCATTGCCCCCTCCCCGCCGGTGAAAGGATCGCGCTTCGGCATGGGTACGCGCTGAATCTGCGCCTGAGCGGTTCTCAGAAAACGCGGTTCATCGCGTAGCGTTTCCGGCGATATACCTTCAGGATAGGCGCCAACGGTGAAGAAATCCTCACTGGCGTGGATCTGTTTATGACCCACTCCTGCCGGAATGAGCACCGCATCTCCTTCCCGCAGCGTCACCATGCGGCCACTGTCACCACCGAATAACACTTCCGCCCAACCCGCGCCAACGCCGAGCACTTCATGGGTGTTCGGGTGGTAATGGGTATACGGGAAGATAGGTGAACGCCACGCCACGGGCCAGCCGTTGCGGGCAAAGGTCTCTTCAAACCAAATCGCGGTGTCCTGATTTTCCTCGTCATCGCTGTCATTGTCGGGGGCGACCCCCGGCCAGATGATCAGTGGCAACGGATTATTCGGCACCCCGCCAGACGGGATAGATAACATCAGATGCTGCGGGTTACTGGAAGCCCCTGCGGAAAAGGTGCCAGCGGCGAAAGACATCAGTAACAGCAGGCTGGATGGGTAGGCAGTCATACTCTTTCTCCGGTTAGCCACGTTGCTTAAGTGTGGCAAAAACGGATGACAATACAATGTGCTCAGGTCCGCAAAATTCACATAAAAGCATGATTTTGCTAACTAAAGCCAAATTAATGATTAACCTCTTTAACATTTCGGGCGCAACGGCGGTCGCCTGCGATTTTCTACGCAACTGTTATAAAAATTCTGCACTGATCTGTGTCTGCCGCTCTTCACTGTTACGTGCTTTACTGGCAGGCAGTTAAAGAGAGGTGAACAATGGACGCCATAAAACAAATCCTGCTTGATGAAATCGCCACCCTGAACCGTGAAGAACGTCGCGATAATTTGCCGCGTTTTAGCTTTTCGTTTCTGAAAACGCACCCGGGTCTGTGGGCGGTGATGTACCTGTGCTACGGGCTGTGCGTGGCGCTGATTTTCTCAACCGACATGCTTGGTTGGCCCGCGTTTTGGTTTGCCACGGTATTCGTGCTGGTGATGAGCTTTTTAATGCTGCTGGATATCAACCCTAAATAC
The DNA window shown above is from Pantoea sp. At-9b and carries:
- a CDS encoding YlaC family protein, which gives rise to MDAIKQILLDEIATLNREERRDNLPRFSFSFLKTHPGLWAVMYLCYGLCVALIFSTDMLGWPAFWFATVFVLVMSFLMLLDINPKYRFEDIDALDLRVCYNGEWYYIQPVSSQGISKILDNPGTPDRVRSGIHRLMQQKGEVDFYDVYYLTWGHQQAAQV